One stretch of Arachis duranensis cultivar V14167 chromosome 1, aradu.V14167.gnm2.J7QH, whole genome shotgun sequence DNA includes these proteins:
- the LOC107476518 gene encoding biogenesis of lysosome-related organelles complex 1 subunit 2 — protein MDGANNGEPQNQKRDELTESLNDLFSSISTMIKSELQGTNNQLELLEKMNVRVAEEYKGYGDLTSGLRVFVEQLKCKSGSFNEYVEQIDAIEKQVTEFEVVVSMLDKYVCLLESRVQSVYQTRLHPPPNN, from the exons ATGGATGGCGCAAACAATGGTGAACCACAAAATCAGAAGCGTGATGAACTTACAGAGTCACTCAATGATCTCTTTAGCAGCATTAGCACAATGATCAAATCGGAGCTTCAG GGGACTAATAATCAACTTGAGTTATTAGAGAAGATGAATGTGAGGGTTGCGGAAGAGTACAAAGGTTACGGCGACTTAACTTCAGGGTTGAGGGTTTTTGTGGAGCAGTTGAAATGCAAGAGTGGTAGCTTCAACGAATATGTTGAGCAGATTGATGCCATAGAGAAGCAAGTAACTGAATTTGAAGTTGTGGTCTCTATGCTTGACAAATATGTGTGTCTGTTGGAATCAAGAGTGCAGTCTGTGTACCAAACTAGGCTTCATCCTCCTCCTAATAATTAG